The Vitis vinifera cultivar Pinot Noir 40024 chromosome 12, ASM3070453v1 genome has a segment encoding these proteins:
- the LOC100253438 gene encoding transcription factor MYB101, translated as MISNSGGGGALSDDATSGMGGNGGANQGLKKGPWTTAEDAVLVEYVKRHGEGNWNSVQKNSGLSRCGKSCRLRWANHLRPNLKKGAFSPEEERLIVELHAKLGNKWARMAAQLPGRTDNEIKNYWNTRVKRRQRAGLPLYPQGVQKEALHQQQQQPVLSHSSSSMFSPFLSSPQQTKPSFNPTLSLFDQVNFTTSANPISSHANSSFLSNPSSQFKFFPNNNAGYTMPLSPVSPFQSSMSSLYNHSLTPSQLLSQSPVQFNSGSFDGSFNLNQPIVGSQFHPIVAVPGMNLKLPASPSPLQQTTSASSGATGDDYMISQSTTANTYVVAQPLSQDTSGLLDDMLKEAETLSRNENSKEENCVVQFGNAQAEDNSMAASNKGKHVLDGIVQNGAGQHMWSAYGNRQATPENQWADSCAAQAHAGMKRKKEQMEEIACMDDDLLSLLDWHHGYGDVSIGQLTNGIGANMGLDHTSPFSAPAATTTAATAATATATATTSTTNPSLKQGMESCEWYTMPSIC; from the exons atgataagcaACAGCGGTGGTGGTGGTGCGTTGAGCGATGATGCGACGTCTGGGATGGGCGGCAATGGAGGGGCTAATCAGGGGCTGAAGAAGGGACCGTGGACGACGGCAGAGGACGCGGTGCTGGTGGAGTATGTGAAGAGACATGGAGAGGGGAACTGGAACTCTGTGCAGAAGAATTCAGGGCTGTCCAGGTGTGGGAAGAGTTGTAGGCTGAGATGGGCTAACCACTTGAGGCCTAATCTCAAGAAGGGTGCATTCTCTCCTGAAGAAGAGAGACTCATTGTTGAACTCCATGCTAAGCTTGGTAACAAATGGGCTCGCATGGCTGCTCAG TTACCAGGTCGAACAGACAACGAAATCAAGAACTACTGGAACACAAGGGTGAAGAGACGGCAGCGAGCTGGTCTGCCTTTGTATCCGCAAGGAGTTCAGAAGGAAGCACTTCaccagcagcagcagcagcccGTACTGTCCCATTCTTCATCTTCTATGTTTTCACCATTCCTGTCATCACCTCAGCAGACAAAGCCCAGTTTCAATCCTACTCTCTCGCTTTTCGATCAGGTCAATTTCACAACTTCTGCAAATCCTATAAGCAGCCACGCCAATTCATCTTTTCTCAGCAACCCCTCTTCCCAGTTTAAGTTTTTCCCCAACAACAATGCCGGTTATACTATGCCGTTGTCCCCTGTTTCACCATTCCAATCCTCGATGTCTTCTCTCTACAACCATAGCCTCACTCCATCCCAACTTCTCTCCCAGTCTCCAGTTCAGTTCAATTCTGGCAGCTTTGACGGCAGTTTCAATCTAAATCAGCCAATTGTGGGATCCCAATTTCACCCAATTGTTGCAGTTCCGGGGATGAATCTGAAACTTCCTGCATCCCCATCTCCACTACAACAAACCACCTCTGCTTCCTCAGGCGCAACCGGGGACGATTACATGATATCACAGTCAACCACTGCTAATACTTATGTGGTTGCTCAGCCACTGTCACAGGACACTAGTGGTTTGCTGGATGATATGTTGAAGGAGGCTGAAACTTTGTCCCGAAATGAGAATTCCAAGGAGGAAAACTGTGTAGTGCAGTTTGGGAATGCGCAAGCTGAGGACAACTCCATGGCTGCATCAAACAAGGGAAAACATGTCCTTGATGGGATTGTGCAGAACGGAGCTGGTCAGCATATGTGGTCTGCTTACGGGAACCGCCAGGCCACTCCTGAGAACCAGTGGGCTGATTCCTGCGCTGCTCAGGCACATGCTG GGATGAAGCGAAAGAAGGAACAAATGGAGGAGATTGCTTGCATGGATGATGATCTGTTGAGCCTACTAGACTGGCACCATGGCTATGGAGATGTATCAATTGGTCAGCTTACAAATGGGATTGGTGCTAACATGGGACTTGACCATACTTCACCCTTCTCAGCCCCCGCAGCCACCACCACCGCTGCCACTGCTGCCACCGCCACCGCCACCGCCACCACCAGCACCACCAACCCGAGCCTTAAACAGGGCATGGAGTCATGCGAATGGTACACCATGCCTAGCATTTGTTAA
- the LOC100258580 gene encoding 2-alkenal reductase (NADP(+)-dependent), with translation MAGLEGVDNGGHENLTMVESREWVMVAYAAKGIPTSDHLKLRTTKLSLDADSIPKDHVAVELLWVSVDPYLRGRMSGQDEGLYFSQFALDEVITTCGIGRVIRSKSSKFSKGDLVSTSFFPFSEYFIIEATSLQVVDQTAGIEISTYLSALGVPGFAAWVAIEVIGNPKSGSNVFISAAAGGVGMFAGQLAKFKGCRVVGSTGTDEKVKLLKEEFGYDEAFNYNKEADFDAALSKYFPNGIDLYLDNVGGKMLEAVLNHVNARARIAVSGMISQYNQVWTEREGVRNLLNIVGKEVRIEGYLMGSHMDRFDDFTKAMVTYTKEGKLRSKHKIYYGIESFIESLGSIFSSSNIGKVVIQVKP, from the exons ATGGCTGGCCTTGAAGGTGTTGACAATGGTGGTCATGAGAACCTAACCATGGTGGAGTCACGAGAATGGGTTATGGTAGCCTACGCCGCCAAAGGCATTCCAACGTCTGATCACCTCAAACTTCGCACCACAAAACTATCACTCGACGCTGACTCAATCCCCAAGGACCATGTGGCTGTCGAGCTCCTCTGGGTTTCCGTCGACCCGTATCTCCGAGGAAGAATGAGCGGTCAAGACGAAGGGCTCTACTTTTCCCAATTTGCCCTTGATGAG GTGATAACGACATGTGGAATCGGAAGGGTAATTCGGTCAAAAAGCAGTAAATTTTCCAAGGGTGACCTCGTTAGTACCTCTTTTTTCCCCTTCTCGGAGTACTTCATCATAGAGGCTACTTCTTTGCAAGTGGTTGATCAAACGGCTGGGATTGAAATTTCGACTTATCTCAGTGCTCTAG GGGTTCCTGGATTTGCTGCATGGGTGGCAATTGAAGTGATTGGCAACCCTAAGTCGGGATCCAACGTGTTCATCTCCGCAGCAGCCGGTGGTGTTGGAATGTTCGCCGGACAACTAGCTAAATTCAAAGGTTGTAGAGTTGTGGGTAGTACCGGAACTGATGAAAAG GTGAAACTATTGAAAGAGGAGTTTGGATATGATGAGGCATTCAACTACAACAAAGAGGCAGATTTTGATGCTGCTTTAAGCAA GTATTTCCCTAATGGTATCGACCTCTACCTCGACAATGTTGGTGGTAAAATGCTTGAGGCAGTCCTCAACCATGTTAATGCCCGTGCCCGCATAGCAGTCTCTGGAATGATATCTCAATATAATCAG GTTTGGACAGAAAGAGAAGGGGTCAGGAATCTACTGAATATTGTGGGAAAGGAAGTGAGAATTGAAGGGTATTTGATGGGTTCTCATATGGATCGGTTTGACGATTTTACAAAGGCGATGGTGACCTACACAAAAGAAGGGAAGCTAAGATCCAAACACAAAATCTACTATGGAATTGAGAGCTTCATTGAGAGCTTGGGATCCATATTCTCTAGCTCTAACATTGGAAAAGTAGTCATACAAGTTAAGCCATAA
- the LOC100248242 gene encoding probable membrane metalloprotease ARASP2, chloroplastic yields MLITFSSSPPSSSFSLIRFINSKSPISELGLKPRTHVSKSLSSSICYSFCSSSNLSFHSKNHFFCEKSRYPHGKRGNFRSWAMAGFDFGSLESAQSVVEAAAVLTAIIIVHESGHFLAAYLQGIHVSKFAVGFGPILAKFNSNNVEYSIRAFPLGGFVGFPDNDPESDIPVDDENLLKNRPILDRVLVISAGVIANIIFAYVIIFVQVLSVGLPVQEAFPGVLVPEVRALSAASRDGLLPGDIILAVNGIELPKSGSSSVSELVDAIKGSPKRNVLLKVERGKKDFEIGVTPDENSDGTGRIGVQLSPNIKISKVRPKNFLEAYNFAGKEFWGLSSNVLESLKQTFLNFSQTASKVSGPVAIIAVGAEVARSNTDGLYQFAAILNLNLAVINLLPLPALDGGSLFLILLEAARGGRKLPLELEQRIMSSGIMLVILLGLFLIVRDTLNLDFIKELL; encoded by the coding sequence ATGCTCATAACCTTCTCATCTTCACCACCATCTTCGTCCTTTTCACTCATCAGATTCATCAATTCAAAATCACCCATTTCAGAGTTGGGTCTAAAACCCAGAACCCATGTCTCAAAATCTCTGTCTTCTTCCATTTGTTATTCGTTTTGCTCATCATCAAACCTCAGTTTTCATTCCAAGAACCATTTTTTCTGCGAGAAGAGTAGGTACCCTCATGGGAAGAGAGGAAATTTCAGGTCTTGGGCTATGGCCGGGTTTGATTTTGGGAGCTTGGAGAGTGCTCAGTCTGTTGTGGAGGCAGCTGCTGTGTTGACAGCCATCATTATTGTTCATGAAAGTGGTCATTTTCTTGCTGCATATCTTCAGGGGATTCATGTAAGTAAATTTGCAGTTGGGTTTGGTCCAATTTTAGCTAAGTTTAACTCAAACAATGTAGAGTATTCCATTAGAGCATTTCCTCTTGGTGGATTTGTGGGGTTTCCTGATAATGATCCAGAGAGTGATATTCCGGTGGATGATGAAAATTTACTTAAGAATAGACCAATCTTGGATAGGGTTCTTGTCATTTCAGCAGGCGTAATTGCAAATATAATATTTGCCTATGTGATAATCTTTGTTCAAGTATTGTCTGTTGGATTGCCTGTACAAGAGGCCTTTCCTGGGGTGCTTGTGCCTGAGGTTCGAGCCTTGTCGGCTGCTTCCCGAGATGGATTGCTTCCAGGCGATATAATTCTTGCTGTTAATGGTATTGAATTGCCAAAATCAGGGTCTAGTTCAGTTTCTGAACTTGTTGATGCCATTAAGGGAAGTCCTAAAAGAAATGTGTTGCTCAAGGTTGAGAGGGGAAAGAAGGATTTTGAAATTGGGGTTACCCCTGATGAGAATTCAGATGGAACAGGTAGAATAGGAGTTCAGTTATctccaaatattaaaatttcaaaagttaGGCCAAAAAATTTTCTTGAGGCTTATAATTTTGCTGGAAAGGAATTCTGGGGTCTCTCTTCTAATGTTTTGGAGAGCTTGAAACAGACTTTCCTCAACTTTTCACAAACCGCCAGTAAGGTCTCGGGTCCAGTTGCGATTATTGCTGTTGGTGCAGAAGTTGCAAGGTCAAACACTGATGGGCTCTACCAATTTGCAGCCATCCTAAATCTTAACCTTGCAGTAATAAACCTTCTCCCATTACCTGCTTTAGATGGGGGGTCGTTGTTCTTGATACTTCTAGAGGCAGCCAGGGGTGGGAGAAAGCTCCCTTTGGAATTAGAGCAGCGGATTATGTCATCAGGGATCATGCTTGTTATACTTCTTGGTTTGTTCCTTATTGTTCGAGATACATTAAACCTTGATTTCATCAAAGAGCTATTATGA